In a single window of the Drosophila miranda strain MSH22 chromosome XL, D.miranda_PacBio2.1, whole genome shotgun sequence genome:
- the LOC108162461 gene encoding uncharacterized protein LOC108162461, with protein sequence MSMFLCTLIDICLTQLFPSPAAVRSPVSLVAPLQLSQSQCQCQCQSQRYSPFPPYSQLQSSSVCVCGSSCSKSFWPRSLSLAVRYRQWVPFDVEPLDPHRTHRNHRMPIASFVSRRLC encoded by the exons atgtcgatgttCTTGTGTACACTTATTGATATTTGTTTAACTCAGTTATTTCCCTCTCCGGCCGCTGTCCGCTCTCCTG TGTCCCTCGTTGCGCCACTCCAGctgtcccagtcccagtgccagtgccagtgccagtcccAGCGATACTCCCCGTTCCCGCCCTACTCCCAGTTGCAGTCCTCGTCCGTGTGTGTATGTGGATCATCGTGCAGCAAGAGCTTCTGGCCCAGGTCCCTTTCATTGGCAGTACGATATCGTCAGTGGGTACCATTCGACGTGGAACCGTTGGATCCGCATCGAACGCATCGCAATCATCGAATGCCGATCGCCAGCTTCGTGTCGCGTCGCCTGTGCTAG